Proteins encoded by one window of Nasonia vitripennis strain AsymCx chromosome 5, Nvit_psr_1.1, whole genome shotgun sequence:
- the LOC100680299 gene encoding uncharacterized protein LOC100680299 produces the protein MNKSVIATLVLLVATWQLTECEADGLLGTFGKVTEKIGEKTVKIGEKVKEDVKVVKETITTLLTGQKNKEEHKEDIADSYSGLPVVPTSQPQTHPNLSGATLFGQKDKKDHKEDTNSDFKPTNKPTTTESSTQDPRFTINSAPRCLPGQDFIAGACHERA, from the coding sequence ATGAACAAGTCCGTCATAGCTACTTTGGTCCTGCTGGTGGCTACGTGGCAGCTCACCGAGTGCGAGGCAGATGGACTTTTGGGGACTTTCGGCAAGGTGACGGAAAAGATAGGCGAAAAGACGGTGAAGATTGGTGAGAAGGTGAAAGAAGACGTGAAGGTCGTGAAGGAGACGATCACTACTTTATTGACTGGACAGAAGAACAAGGAGGAACATAAGGAAGATATAGCGGACAGTTATTCTGGACTGCCTGTGGTACCGACGTCTCAGCCCCAGACTCATCCGAACTTGTCGGGCGCTACTTTGTTTGGACAGAAGGACAAGAAGGACCATAAGGAAGATACGAATAGTGATTTCAAACCGACGAACAAACCGACTACAACGGAGTCTTCAACACAGGATCCAAGATTTACAATTAACAGTGCTCCGAGATGTCTACCTGGACAAGACTTTATTGCGGGTGCATGTCACGAGAGAGCGTAA